Proteins encoded within one genomic window of Micromonospora halotolerans:
- a CDS encoding PhzF family phenazine biosynthesis protein: MTQVLRYAAFTTDPAAGNPAGVVLDAGALTDPEMQAIAADVGYSETAFLTAAGPGEFDVRYFSPQAEVPFCGHATIASAVAVAERAGTGELVFRTRAGVVRVATARDADGRPTATLTSVAPSDAPVAPDDLAEALAALDWAATDLDPSLPPRVAYAGAYHLILGAGTRERLAALDYDFDRLRDLMRRRDWTTVALVWRASGTRFDVRNPFPVGGVVEDPATGAAAAALGGYLRTHGLVEPPTTLHLHQGADLGRPGLLVVDVPATGGIRVAGNAVVMPGS, from the coding sequence ATGACGCAGGTCCTGCGGTACGCCGCCTTCACCACCGACCCGGCGGCCGGCAACCCCGCCGGCGTGGTCCTCGACGCCGGTGCCCTCACCGACCCGGAGATGCAGGCCATCGCCGCCGACGTCGGATACTCCGAGACGGCGTTCCTCACCGCCGCCGGCCCGGGCGAGTTCGACGTCCGCTACTTCAGCCCGCAGGCCGAGGTGCCGTTCTGCGGCCACGCGACCATCGCCTCCGCGGTGGCCGTCGCCGAACGCGCCGGCACCGGCGAGCTGGTCTTCCGGACCCGGGCCGGCGTGGTCCGGGTGGCGACCGCCCGGGACGCCGACGGACGGCCCACCGCGACCCTGACCAGCGTGGCGCCCTCGGACGCGCCGGTGGCGCCGGACGATCTCGCCGAGGCGCTCGCCGCCCTGGACTGGGCCGCGACGGATCTCGACCCGTCGCTGCCACCCCGCGTCGCGTACGCCGGGGCGTACCACCTGATTCTGGGCGCGGGGACCCGGGAGCGGCTGGCCGCGCTCGACTACGACTTCGACCGGCTGCGCGACCTGATGCGGCGGCGGGACTGGACCACCGTGGCGCTGGTGTGGCGCGCCTCCGGCACGCGGTTCGACGTCCGCAATCCCTTCCCGGTCGGCGGCGTCGTCGAGGACCCGGCGACCGGGGCGGCCGCCGCGGCGCTGGGCGGCTACCTGCGTACCCACGGTCTGGTCGAGCCGCCGACCACGCTGCACCTGCACCAAGGGGCGGACCTGGGCCGGCCCGGTCTGCTGGTGGTCGACGTGCCGGCCACCGGCGGCATCCGGGTGGCCGGGAACGCCGTGGTCATGCCGGGAAGCTGA
- a CDS encoding GNAT family N-acetyltransferase, which translates to MADWEIRPASAADVEAAVELRAVVLRADLERLGRYDEQRVRQRLRNGFAPAHTWVVEVGGAFAGCVSLRPAEDAHWLEHFYLTPHVQGSGIGTAVLRGLLARCDREGAVVRLNVLQGSPARRLYERHGFTLEAEDPVDVFMVREPASPVREQ; encoded by the coding sequence GTGGCGGACTGGGAGATTCGGCCGGCTTCGGCGGCGGACGTCGAGGCGGCGGTCGAGTTGCGGGCCGTGGTGCTGCGGGCGGACCTGGAGCGACTCGGGCGGTACGACGAGCAGCGGGTGCGGCAGCGACTGCGGAACGGGTTCGCCCCGGCGCACACCTGGGTGGTCGAGGTGGGCGGCGCGTTCGCCGGCTGCGTGTCGCTGCGGCCGGCCGAGGACGCCCATTGGCTGGAGCACTTCTACCTCACTCCGCACGTGCAGGGCAGCGGCATCGGTACGGCCGTGCTGCGCGGGCTGCTGGCGCGGTGTGACCGCGAGGGCGCCGTGGTCCGGCTGAACGTGTTGCAGGGCAGTCCGGCCCGGCGGCTGTACGAACGGCACGGGTTCACCCTCGAGGCCGAGGATCCGGTGGACGTGTTCATGGTGCGCGAGCCGGCCTCGCCCGTGCGCGAGCAATGA
- a CDS encoding Glu/Leu/Phe/Val dehydrogenase dimerization domain-containing protein produces MTVDSDSESPHEHVVVRRGTRSGLPIIVAVHSTALGQAIGGCRLANYPHWRDGLTDALRLSAAMSDKCALAGLPNGGGKTVVALPPGRKPDRITRRAVLHDVGDVIAGLAGAYATGPDVGTGPDDMVTIAERTAHAFCRPVDAGGSGDSSGHTAVGVLAALRALCAERFGSADLSARSFAVLGLGRVGSHVLRMLAGTGATLVASDLDDSRRALADAAGAAWVGPRDCLTADVDVLVPAALGGLLTGHSVPRLRCAAIAGPANNQLDTPATADLLHQRRILWAPDIVVSAGGIIHATAVELHGETSDQAAVRVRGIADTLTGVLRTARATGSTPAAAARLRAGQRIRDGQRIRDGHR; encoded by the coding sequence ATGACAGTCGACTCCGACAGCGAGTCACCACACGAACACGTCGTCGTCAGGCGGGGCACCCGATCCGGCCTGCCGATCATCGTCGCGGTGCACTCGACCGCGCTCGGGCAGGCCATCGGTGGTTGCCGGCTGGCGAACTACCCGCACTGGCGGGACGGGCTCACCGACGCACTGCGACTCTCCGCCGCGATGTCGGACAAGTGCGCGCTGGCCGGGCTGCCCAACGGCGGCGGCAAGACCGTCGTCGCCCTTCCGCCGGGCCGGAAGCCCGACCGGATCACCCGCCGGGCCGTCCTGCACGACGTGGGCGATGTCATCGCTGGTCTGGCGGGCGCCTACGCCACCGGCCCGGACGTGGGAACCGGACCGGACGACATGGTCACGATCGCCGAGCGGACCGCGCACGCGTTCTGCCGGCCGGTTGACGCCGGCGGCAGCGGCGACTCCTCCGGGCACACTGCCGTCGGCGTCCTGGCCGCGCTGCGCGCGTTGTGCGCCGAGCGGTTCGGTTCGGCCGACCTGTCCGCGCGCAGCTTTGCCGTGCTCGGCCTCGGCCGCGTCGGCAGCCACGTGCTACGGATGCTCGCCGGCACCGGCGCGACGCTGGTGGCCAGCGACCTCGACGACAGCCGGCGCGCGCTCGCTGACGCCGCCGGTGCCGCCTGGGTCGGCCCGCGGGACTGCCTCACCGCCGACGTGGACGTCCTCGTCCCCGCCGCTCTCGGCGGCCTGCTGACCGGGCACTCGGTGCCGAGGCTGCGCTGCGCCGCGATCGCCGGGCCGGCCAACAACCAACTCGACACCCCGGCCACCGCGGACCTGCTGCACCAGCGGCGCATCCTCTGGGCGCCGGACATCGTGGTCAGCGCCGGGGGCATCATCCATGCCACCGCGGTCGAACTGCACGGCGAGACCTCCGACCAAGCCGCCGTCCGGGTCCGCGGCATCGCCGACACCCTCACCGGCGTCCTGCGTACCGCCCGGGCCACCGGCTCGACCCCGGCCGCCGCCGCCCGCCTCCGGGCCGGCCAGCGCATCCGGGACGGCCAGCGCATCCGGGACGGCCACCGATGA
- a CDS encoding Lrp/AsnC family transcriptional regulator — protein sequence MSTVDELDTAIIRHLQTHARQTNRELARAVGIAPSTCLERVRALRERGVITGYHAEINLSALNRGVQALLHVQVRPLSRTVIDGFKKYAMSLPEVVAVFVVAGGDDFLVQVAVPSVDSLHAFLMDKFSGRREIVGFRSSVIYRHARKQVIEPLDL from the coding sequence ATGTCGACCGTGGACGAACTTGATACGGCGATCATCCGGCATCTGCAGACACATGCGCGGCAGACCAACCGCGAGCTGGCCCGTGCCGTGGGCATCGCGCCGTCAACCTGCCTCGAGCGCGTGCGTGCGCTACGGGAACGCGGCGTGATCACCGGCTACCACGCCGAGATCAACCTGTCCGCGCTCAACCGCGGGGTGCAAGCCCTGTTGCATGTGCAGGTCCGCCCGCTGAGCCGCACCGTCATCGACGGCTTCAAGAAGTACGCCATGAGCCTGCCCGAGGTGGTGGCGGTGTTCGTCGTGGCGGGCGGCGACGACTTCCTCGTCCAGGTGGCCGTGCCCAGCGTGGACAGCCTGCACGCCTTCCTCATGGACAAGTTCAGCGGACGCCGCGAGATCGTCGGGTTCCGCAGCTCGGTCATCTACCGGCACGCCCGAAAGCAGGTCATCGAACCGCTCGACCTGTGA
- a CDS encoding GNAT family N-acetyltransferase, whose protein sequence is MKPITPDTIRTERLLLLPLLVEHAKEMAAVLADPELHTYIGGAPVDPPALRARYERLVAGSPDPAVAWCNWVIRLRDEARLVGTVQATVTGPDHERVAEIAWVVGTQWQGRGIAGEAARGLVAWLGRQGVRNVVAHIHPEHRASAAVATAAGLAPTDVRHEGEIRWMGPAGR, encoded by the coding sequence ATGAAGCCCATTACCCCGGACACCATCCGCACCGAGCGGTTGCTCCTCCTGCCGCTGCTCGTCGAGCATGCCAAGGAGATGGCGGCCGTGTTGGCCGACCCGGAGCTACACACCTACATCGGTGGTGCTCCGGTCGATCCGCCGGCTCTGCGGGCCCGCTACGAGCGGCTCGTCGCCGGCTCGCCCGACCCGGCCGTCGCCTGGTGCAACTGGGTGATCCGGCTCCGCGACGAGGCGCGCCTGGTGGGGACCGTCCAGGCGACCGTCACCGGGCCGGACCACGAACGGGTCGCGGAGATCGCCTGGGTGGTGGGCACACAGTGGCAGGGACGGGGCATCGCCGGCGAGGCGGCCCGGGGGCTGGTGGCCTGGCTCGGGCGGCAGGGGGTGCGGAACGTCGTCGCCCACATCCACCCGGAGCACCGGGCCTCCGCGGCCGTCGCCACCGCCGCCGGCCTGGCGCCCACCGACGTCCGGCACGAGGGCGAGATCCGGTGGATGGGGCCCGCCGGGCGTTGA
- a CDS encoding DinB family protein yields the protein MLRAQRDTLALKCAGVAEALARRAVPPSTLSLLGLIRHLADVERRWFRQVLAGQPAPPRFSSATNPDGDFDDAVPEPTVIAAAHRAWHDEIAFADTFIADARDLDIEGHDTWRGSVSLRWVLVHLIEEYARHNGHADLLRERIDGTVGM from the coding sequence ATGCTCCGGGCCCAACGCGACACGCTCGCACTGAAGTGCGCCGGCGTCGCGGAAGCCCTGGCCCGGCGCGCGGTGCCGCCGTCGACGCTGTCGCTGCTCGGCCTCATCCGACACCTCGCCGACGTGGAGCGCCGCTGGTTCCGCCAGGTGCTGGCCGGGCAACCCGCGCCTCCGCGGTTCTCGTCCGCGACGAACCCGGACGGCGACTTCGACGACGCGGTTCCCGAGCCGACCGTCATCGCCGCCGCGCACCGCGCCTGGCACGACGAGATCGCGTTCGCCGACACGTTCATCGCCGACGCCCGCGACCTCGACATCGAAGGTCACGACACCTGGCGCGGCAGCGTCTCGCTGCGGTGGGTCCTCGTGCACCTGATCGAGGAGTACGCCCGCCACAACGGGCACGCCGACCTGCTCCGCGAACGAATCGACGGGACTGTCGGCATGTAG